The nucleotide sequence GAAAGGGACCAATAAATTTTGCAAGAATACGTGCAAGATTGGTACAATTTTTAATTCTTTGTGAATTTGTTTGTGTATGTGTGGTGTGCCTTTTAACTCTATATAAATGCTATTTGAATTGGACTTATAGGCTGCTTCTAAGGAAAATAATGAACCACCTACTCAAGCAGAAATGTTTGTTGAGACTCGCCAAAGCACAAAGGGAAAATCATTGGATGAAGACACTCCGGATGTTATTGTAAGTATTAATTAGGAGTTAATTTGGTTAAAATAGGTTATGAATTTCTTGTGTCTTGGCAATTTGTCCATCACTTGTGGTTATTTTTATGCTTGCGTTGAGTTAAAGAATCTTGACATTATTTTTAATctctattatttgttttgatattgTCAAATGATATATGCCTTTAGTCCAATTATGTATTTACTCTtattttattactattatttttcttcacATTAATATAGGCACATTTGCAAGCTGAGAATAAAAAGTCTAAAGAATCAGCAATTAGAGCTTTCCAATCCATATTTGGGAAAGAGAAGGCAGGAAGAGTGCGATGTCACGGAAGAGTAACCACACCAACTTTGTTGAAGAAAAATGAGGAAATTGCCACCCTTAAGCAGCAACATGAAACTGAGAAAGCAACATTAGAGAATAAGGTTGATGTGATGCAAAAAGAAGTAGATGAACTAAAATCGCTTGTTAAGATGATGCTGCAACAAAAAAGCTCAGGAGTAGACCTTGACATGTTAGCTGCTCAATTAGGAAGCACTCTAGGGAATCCGAACAATGATGCGCATGAAGAGGTATTATTTGTTGTTAAAGTTTCTATATGTTATCATATCTTAAAGATGTgtagttttatatttgattttttttttatgtttacagGAAAACTATGTTGAAGGGGAAATCGAACTAGATTAAGGTCAACTTTTTAAAAGCAAATGTTATAGGGTAAAAGTCATGAACTTGTGGACATGATGACTATTTGCTACTTAGCTATTTCAACTCTCtcttttgttattatattttttgcaaaCTTAGATGATATTGTGGATCTTACAACAATTTTTATAAGTTAAATTTGATGggaaatattcaattatttttctttagtgaCTTAATTCAAATAGTTTAGATTACTTATTGACactaaacaattaaaaaaaacctgaaattaatttaattcacgagaaaactattgtaaataaaaaattatatatcacaaAAAAATCGTTGTCAATAGTTACAAAAGACAATGGTGTTAAAACCGTTGTCAAAGATGACTACATAATAAAACTGTTGCCAAAACGCGACTCTAAAGGTAACGCTTTAAAACAATTGTTTTAGATGACTATaaaatggcaatggtattaaaacAGTTGCCGAAAACGACATCAACAgtaacgctttaaaaccgttgtcaTAGATGGCTATAAACTGGCAACGGTTTTAAAACCGTTGCCGAAACCTGGCACCAACGGtaacggtttaaaaccgttggctatgtgaataataaaacaacaacagtttaaaaccgttgcctatccagTTACGGTTTTAAACCATTGTCATGTTAATAGGAACGGTTCGAAACCGTTGCTTATTGAGTAACGGATCAaaaccgttgtttaaaattttcCATCAAAACCGTTGTCTATGCCACTAACTGTGGCAACGGTTTTTCTGTTACCGTTGCCTTAgataaaaaaccgttgcctttgagcattggtaatggccgcatataccacaggtcaaaaaccgttgccaaagcgttgcctaaagttttgggaacggtttttcaatctacgacaacggtttttgaccgttgcgaaaAGCCTTGTTTGTTGTAGTGTTTACTTGATGCGGTTGCAgcagcattggaaagctaacttccggagcttttcaatgatatataatagtctatattttctTTTAGAAACACTGCCTCGAAGGGCGCTAAACGCCGAGCCTGGCATTTAGTGCCCAAGAAGATAAAACTCACTGCCAATTTTGGCACTGAATGCCAGAAGTGCGGGTCAACCTATCCAAAAAAGCATCTTTAGCTAGATTTGAATTTTAGTTATTGTATTTTATCtctttttggttatttttatttacaagaAAAATCTTTTagatttagaatttattattttattttagtttcaaatcaaattaggttagatataaaagggaaaagattcagccTTCATGAGGGAACTTCTCTCTTTCGCACGTTTCACTTTTGAGAAGTcctgttttctctgtaagtcatgagccagTAAAtatccttggttaaggttaggagctctgattATTTCTCTGTATTGATttagtttcaaggattactttcgttcttcatcttatgaatttaggTAGAACGATAGATTCTAtatgtgttcttgtgattcttaaaagagttatctcacttgaacaacagcttgaaagcaaatttctcctaaattgctGATttgggttagaggagactaaatcactaagagattagggtttagtcaattacagtttgccatgaaataaatcttgcataattaaaatagttggtagGAAAACTTAATCCGGATAAATAAAAAACTCTGTAGCCTTAAGTATTTTCTCTCATATTTCACACCACTTTTATTGTTTGCTTTCCAattctctgaatttactgttttatACGTTTCAATACCCTCAAAACACAACTTTCTTCTTGCCTGACTAAGTGATTCATTCGACCATTGTTGCtcggtccatcaatcctcgtgggatcgaccctcactcacctgaggtattgcTTGGTTCGACCCGGTGTAATTGCCGGCTAGTTTATGGGTATTCGAAATCCCCAACCACCTATCATCCCATAAGGAAAATGAAAATTATTCGTGGTTGGAATCCAAAAGTACAAACTAGCTCCGAGCAAAGGAGCAGTATAAGAAAGGTCATATGTGGATACTCAAAGAAAAGAAACTATACCCAGAGACTTCCAGAAGGACTTGTAAGTGGGAGAAAGCCTCGACATCCATGTTAAAAATAATGAACTCGATTCTTTTGGGTGTGCAGTCATAAAGACATGGCTAGCAAAGTATGTGGCTTTGacatttttagaaaaaattaaaagaaggtGTTCAGGTGGagatgaaaagaaagaagaaataataaAGGTGGAAACATacaattgagcaattgaacccttcACCGGATATGTATACACTTTAattgctcaagtgtttagggttgtttcactcaattctcctctaatcatgccttTTAATATTtgtcttcatctaacaatcaaacattatttaatgcatgcatacaaatatcatgaggactttccaaaggttgtaatggggctagggtcaaagtaagattgtatttggtaaagtggactagaatttgaatatttgattaacttaactttccacctaacctatgacaacctatttaACTCTAATGCAAAACTAGCTACCCATTATTcaatttttcacacactcatgcattcccattttaatcacaacacatatgcattgttataattactttactttggggttaacattttccctttttattgctttcttttttctcttttttttttctttttcttttccttctttttcttttcttgttctttttaaaataaaatgtatacaaaagtatcaatgcatatggtttaaatatttaatgcatgagtatgtacccaattctcaagatcttcaacaaaaatacaaaaaatgtaCTTTTACCTTAACCAATATTCCcaaactttcccacacttaactgatacacactctcactaaccTAAGCTAATCGAAGATCCAAATTaaagacatttattatttttcacttacaGGTAGTGATGTactaaaataagaaacaaaagggattaaaataggctcaaaattggttaacaatggtagataaaaggtaggctatttgggtaagtgagctaattgaaatcaATGTCTCAATcttataaatgcatatatacatcaaataatggacataaagaatcaaacaaatcaaagattacaatcttaGAAAGAGAATGACACACATAAGAatgaaatagtggttatatgatgcaaccacacaattaggctcaaaactcacaaggttgtgtgttctagctttaaaaccacgttccacaatatataattgaAGCACGTTTCAATGAAAAAtatttcaactcaaatcaatttgaatttcaatgcCCTATACAAAAGGAATTTTCTTGGTAATTTCATTaaattgactaagcttattatatatatatgcaaacccagaaaatgcaactaaacatTCTAAAATGCACGGTAATAACAGAAACTTAAATGTGAAAGTGTTGGGGTTAATATTTttttcacccaaaaatgccgatttggtcagacgacctccccacacctaaaagtttgcaccgtctttggtgcattcaaagatgagcaagggggtacggcgaccaCATGGATTGCCACCATCAGCTGATAGGTCAACCAGCTGCTGCAtgtgctttcttccacttccctTGTTGCTTTGGTGAATCAtcaatccaatttcacaattccacaatttCGATGCATCAACTAGGCGATGTAAATGAAAGTCAACACAagcaagcatcacctaacaacaAATGCATCAATTAGAAGCAAATTGTCTAATaatagataatgaaatcaaatcacatggtggccaaagtATGTGATTCAAAAGATTTAGAATGCTTTGAAGGTAATTTcataagtacttggtattcacaaaattaagcatgaagaactcaataccaagcaacaaaatataacctcaataaaGGGATCCAACAATGAACATTCACAACAACGATGCTAAAATGGCATCATGTCGGTAATTAGTAGTAATATCTTAGCATAATCAGCAAATTAAATCAATAATCGAACACTTATCACCAAAATATAACCTAAATTAACCAATTAATccactaaaatagaaaattaaactaattaactaactaatggAGATGATGGTGGATGGTGAATGATGATGATGGATGGTGgttaaataagaaaaagaagagaaaagaagagagaagaatagaaaaagagagaaaaaaaggttgtgcgtacgcacgagttaGGACGTGGAGAGTAAGGCCGCGTATGCGAGCAATTGGTATGCGAGTGGTAGCTACTATTTGGCCCGATCGCGTACGCAGAAAGTGGCTGCACATGCGAGATGGTCCAATTTTGGGGTTATGCGTACGCACCATTGAGCATGCgtatgcatgtttttttttttttaacatagaaTCAAACATAAACAAGA is from Arachis ipaensis cultivar K30076 chromosome B01, Araip1.1, whole genome shotgun sequence and encodes:
- the LOC107609447 gene encoding uncharacterized protein LOC107609447, with product MVLARINDNWRRYKTTIKQTHFLPYKCVNEMLKNCPKSIPESHFRKLIAYWRTEKVKAHLQAENKKSKESAIRAFQSIFGKEKAGRVRCHGRVTTPTLLKKNEEIATLKQQHETEKATLENKVDVMQKEVDELKSLVKMMLQQKSSGVDLDMLAAQLGSTLGNPNNDAHEEENYVEGEIELD